A genomic region of Zea mays cultivar B73 chromosome 6, Zm-B73-REFERENCE-NAM-5.0, whole genome shotgun sequence contains the following coding sequences:
- the LOC103629850 gene encoding NAC domain-containing protein 76-like → MHPGGGPLSVPPGFRFHPTDEELLYYYLRKKVSYEPIDLDVIREIDLNQLEPWDLKERCRIGTGHQNEWYFFSHKDKKYPTGTRTNRATTAGFWKATGRDKAIFLGNASRRIGLRKTLVFYIGRAPHGKKTDWIMHEYRLDQENVEIQEDGWVVCRVFKKKSYHQRGLNPAEMAAALDDDELQPFPVPIPGSSLQPTEHKTNPTHLMQYDYPSFDPSMQLPQLMSDDQEQEQPVRPTLLPGHPGVAMASMSSLNIECSQNLTKLTSNGSDEMLHVGHGGGAGGGVVVDRFAGTTTDWSILDKLLASHQNLDRLFHGKVVTTASASPMAVPVYHQQLMELGGSSSSLQRLPLQYLGGETADLLRYPK, encoded by the exons ATGCATCCAGGAGGTGGACCACTGTCGGTGCCACCAGGCTTCCGCTTCCACCCGACCGACGAGGAGCTCCTCTACTACTACCTGAGGAAGAAGGTTTCCTATGAGCCCATAGATCTTGATGTCATAAGGGAGATTGATCTCAACCAGCTTGAGCCATGGGATCTCAAAG AAAGGTGCAGGATAGGCACCGGGCATCAGAACGAGTGGTACTTCTTCAGCCACAAGGACAAGAAGTACCCGACGGGAACAAGGACGAACCGCGCCACGACGGCGGGGTTCTGGAAGGCGACTGGGCGAGACAAGGCCATCTTCCTCGGCAACGCCTCCAGGAGGATCGGCTTGAGGAAGACCCTGGTGTTCTACATCGGCAGGGCGCCACACGGCAAGAAGACTGACTGGATCATGCACGAGTACCGCCTGGACCAAGAGAACGTTGAGATTCAG GAAGATGGTTGGGTGGTGTGTAGGGTTTTCAAGAAGAAGAGCTATCACCAGAGAGGCCTCAATCCGGCTGAAATGGCCGCCGCACTGGACGACGACGAGCTCCAGCCTTTCCCTGTTCCTATCCCCGGCAGCTCCCTGCAGCCAACAGAGCACAAGACCAACCCTACTCACCTCATGCAATATGACTATCCTTCCTTCGACCCTTCCATGCAGCTCCCACAGCTGATGAGCGATGACCAGGAACAGGAACagcccgtgcggccaaccctcctCCCCGGCCATCCCGGCGTTGCTATGGCCTCCATGAGCTCACTCAACATTGAGTGCTCGCAGAACCTGACGAAGCTCACATCTAACGGCAGCGACGAGATGCTCCACGTCGGCCACGGCGGTGGGGCTGGAGGTGGTGTAGTCGTCGACCGCTTCGCTGGCACGACGACAGATTGGTCGATCCTAGACAAGCTCCTCGCCTCGCACCAGAACCTCGACCGGCTCTTCCACGGCAAGGTCGTCACCACGGCATCTGCCTCCCCAATGGCGGTACCGGTATACCATCAGCAGCTCATGGAACTCGGTGGCTCGTCGTCGTCCTTGCAGAGGCTTCCACTGCAGTACCTCGGCGGCGAGACGGCCGATCTCCTCAGGTACCCCAAGTAA